The region TCTCCCAGACATTCTGCGACGGCGCTCCCTAATCCTCCAATTATGGAGTGTTCCTCAGCTGTTACGATAGCCTTTGTTGTTTCAGCGGCATTTTTAATAGATTTTGTGTCCAAGGGTTTGATAGTAGACATATTGATTACACCAACATGGATACCTTCTTGCTTTAAAGATTTCTGAGCATTTAAGGCTAAGCTTACCATAATTCCGCAAGCAATAATTGTTGCATCTGTTCCTTGGGAATGTATCTTGGCTTTTCCTATTTGAAAATCGATACCTTCTTTATAGATGATAGGAAATTTCTCTCTTGATAGCCGCATATAAACAGGCCCATAATATTTAGCCGCTGCTTCTAAGGCAGAGATTGCTTCATAACCATCTGCTGGTACAATAACGGTCATATTAGGGATGATTCTCATTAAACCTATATCCTCTGTGGAATGGTGTGTTGCGCCATCTTCTCCAACAGTTATTCCTCCGTGGGATGCAACGATCTTAACATTAAAGCTGGATAAACAAATGGTCTGTCTGATCTGGTCCCAGGCCCTTCCAGTAGCAAATATAGCAAAGGTACTGGCAAAGGGTATCTTTCCTGCTGCAGCAAGACCCGCTGCGGTTGCCATTAAATCCTGTTCAGCAACTCCCATGTTAAAGAATCTATCAGGAAATTTTTCCCTAAATTTTGCGGTTCTGGTTGAGGAGGAAAGGTCAGCATCCAATACAACAATATCCTTATTTTCAGCTCCTAATTTTATAAGAGTTTGTCCATATACATCCCTCGTTCCTAACTTTTCCATTGATTTTTCTCCTTAGAATTACTCCAGCTCTTTGAGAGCCTTTTCTAATTCAGCCTCCGTAGGGGCAACGCCATGATATCCAACCTTATCTTCCATAAAAGAAACCCCTTTACCCTTTATAGTCTTGGCTATGATGATTGTGGGTTTACCTTTGATCTTTTCTGCCTGATCTAAGGCAGTTAAAATTTCTTTAAAGTTGTGCCCGTCTATTTCTATTACATACCACCCAAAGGCCTTCCATTTGTCTTTAATGGGTTCGATAGCCATAATATCCTTTACATATCCATCGATTTGCAAAGCATTGTAATCCATTATCGCACATAAATTGTCTATATTATAATGGGCCGAGGTCATTGCTGCCTCCCAGATTTGCCCCTCTTGCACCTCTCCACATCCTAACAACACATATACCCTCGCTTTTTTATTATCAAGCCTTAAGGCTAGGGCAATGCCGTTTCCCTGAGATAGGCCTTGTCCTAAAGAACCACTATTTACTTCTACACCTGGAGTTCGAGCACACTCAGGATGACCCTGGAGGATACATCCTAATTTTCTTAGTTTTAAAAATTCTTTTGTATTGAAATAACCACATTCCCCTAAAATAGCATAGAGTACAGGAGCAGAATGTCCTTTTGATAGGATGAATCTGTCTCGGTCCTCCCATTTTGGATTTTTAGGGTCATGACGCATCTTAGAAAAGTATAAGGCAGTGAGTATCTCCACAGCGGATAAAGAACCTCCTGTATGACCAGAACCAGCCTCAGTCAACATCTTAAGAATATCGATTCTTATTTCTTTAGCCCTCTTTTCGAGATGTTTGATCTTTTCTTCCATATGATATTTTACCTTTATTTGTATGGATTTCGATTATTATCAAAGCCTTGATTGACCCAAAAAACTATCACGTTTTTAATGCACGCGCAAGCCTAAAAAAGGCAATTTTTATAATCACACAGAAATTTCTAGTTTTGAATTTTTTTGGGATGGATAGGGTCTCAATTATTTATCTTTTGATGATTCAATATCTTTCAGCCAGTATTCTAAAGTATTCATCACTTTTTTGTTTCTAATAGAAATATCTTCAGATGAAGAGGGCTTTTCTTTTTCTTCTTCGTTTGGAAACATCATACGGATTTCTTTAATCGCCTCTCTATCATCAATTCTCGTGTTCAGTATTTCATCCTTCTCTTCCGTAGCCTGAGGAGTTGATTCATCAGAAGGCTTTTCTGGTTGAGGGCCTTTCGTTTCTAATTTATTCTCGAGTTGTTTAATCTTTTCTAAAATTGACTCATTTTCAGGGCTACCCCTTAATATTTTTCTATATGTTTCTATAGCCTTTTCAAGCAAACCTTGCTCTTCATATATCTTAGCAAGGGTTTTTGTACTGATATCGTCTTGAGATATCTTCTCTTCCTCGGCTTCTTCTGACTCGATTTCCTTATTGATCTCTGCTTGAGGTCTTTGAGAGCGGAGTTGGTTTAATTTTTTTTCTAAAGATGAGATTAATCCTTTAATTTCTAAATTTTTTGTATCTAAATCTTTCAATCTTTCTATTAGTTTTTTAGCCTCTTCTATGTTATTCTTTAAAAGATAGATATCAACTAATAACTTATAAGCTAAGAGATTGTCCGAATGGGATTGTAACACACCCAAGGATTCTTCCTTTGCTTCATCTATCCTCTGGCAGTCATAATAAGCTCTGGCCAAAACCATTCTTGCACTTGCAAAATCTGGATATTCCTTAAGGCCTTCTTTTGCTATTTCTATTGCCTTTTCTGGCATTCCGGTTTTTAAATAGGCATTTGCAAGCGGAACAAAGATATAAGAATGAGGATTTAATTTTAAAATGTCCTCATATATTTTTATTGCTTCAGAATATTCTAAAGGCTCTTGTGTTTCCATAGCATCCTTTATAAATCACTAATTTATATATGTTATATAGAATTTATTTATATTCGTCAAGCCATTTCATATATCTCAAATAAGCTATAAAAATCAATATATTGTCAGAAACTTCCAAAATTTCCTTTTCCTTGACAGGGTTTCTCTTTTTGGCTAATATCGTTTTGGGTTGTTTTTTGCAATTTTATGATGGTTATATATTATTTACAAAAAGAGGAATTTCTTTGATTGAAATAAGGTTCCATGGACGAGGCGGGCAGGGAGCAGTCATTGCCTCCAGGATATTAGCTTCTGCCTTTTTTAAAGAAGGGAAATATGTTCAGGCGTTTTCTGCTTTTGGCTCAGAAAGAAGAGGCGCTCCGGTAGAAGCATTTGTTAGGATAGACAATAATGAGATTAAGTTAAGATATATGATCTATCAGCCTGACCATATTGTAATTTTAGATCCTGCGCTTATCGAGCTTGTGGATGTTAGGTTTGGCCTGAAGAAAAATGGATGGATTATCATCAACAGTGATAATGATCCCCAAGATTTTAAACTATTTTCTGATTATCGCGTTGCAACCGTTGATGCCAACTCAATAGCTATAAAGTACCGCTTGGGTTCGAAAACCGCTCCGATTGTCAATACGGCTATACTGGGTGCCTTTTCAAAGGCAACAAGAACAGTCAATATCAACAGGGTTATTGAAAGTGTAAAAGAGTCTATTCCTGCAAAGAGAAAAGAAAATGCATCAGCCACATTAGAGGCCTATAAAAAAGTAAAGATCTCAAAAGGTTAAAAGTGAGTAAAAAATTAAAATTAGATAGAAGAAAAGATATTCCTCCTATAGCGATCTCTTTAGAATCAACCCTTTCGATAAAGACAGGGACGTGGAGGTATTTCAGCCCTCTTCATAAAAATAAGATTCCGCCTTGTAAACATGAATGTCCTATAAATCAGGATGTACAGGGATTTATTGAGCTTATTACCCAAGACAAGTTTGATAAGGCTCTTAAGCTTATCCGAAGGGATAATCCGTTTGCTGCCGTTACAGGAAGGGTTTGTTATCATCCCTGCCAGACCGTATGTAACAGAGAATATTTTGATGGGTATGTTTCTATTGCTGCCTTGGAAAGGGCGGCATCCGATTATGGTCTTTATACAGAGAAGAAAAAAGCTACCAGAAATAAAAAGAAAAAGGTTGCTATTCTAGGAGGAGGCCCATCAGGGCTAACGTGTGCCTATCATTTAAGGATGAGGGGGTATCAGACAACCGTTTTTGAAGAACTGTCGGTATTGGGCGGGATGCTTCGAATAGGTATACCGGATTATCGTCTTCCAAAGAATATCTTGGATAGAGAGATTTCTAAGATTGTCGATATGGGTGTTGAGGTAAAGACAAATACCAAAATAGGACGGGATATAGATATTCAAGAACTTGAAAACAGATACGACGCTATGTTTATTGCTACCGGTGCTCATTTAAACAGGAAATTAAATATCCTGGAAGAGA is a window of Nitrospinota bacterium DNA encoding:
- a CDS encoding transketolase C-terminal domain-containing protein, producing MEKLGTRDVYGQTLIKLGAENKDIVVLDADLSSSTRTAKFREKFPDRFFNMGVAEQDLMATAAGLAAAGKIPFASTFAIFATGRAWDQIRQTICLSSFNVKIVASHGGITVGEDGATHHSTEDIGLMRIIPNMTVIVPADGYEAISALEAAAKYYGPVYMRLSREKFPIIYKEGIDFQIGKAKIHSQGTDATIIACGIMVSLALNAQKSLKQEGIHVGVINMSTIKPLDTKSIKNAAETTKAIVTAEEHSIIGGLGSAVAECLG
- a CDS encoding transketolase encodes the protein MEEKIKHLEKRAKEIRIDILKMLTEAGSGHTGGSLSAVEILTALYFSKMRHDPKNPKWEDRDRFILSKGHSAPVLYAILGECGYFNTKEFLKLRKLGCILQGHPECARTPGVEVNSGSLGQGLSQGNGIALALRLDNKKARVYVLLGCGEVQEGQIWEAAMTSAHYNIDNLCAIMDYNALQIDGYVKDIMAIEPIKDKWKAFGWYVIEIDGHNFKEILTALDQAEKIKGKPTIIIAKTIKGKGVSFMEDKVGYHGVAPTEAELEKALKELE
- a CDS encoding tetratricopeptide repeat protein, with protein sequence METQEPLEYSEAIKIYEDILKLNPHSYIFVPLANAYLKTGMPEKAIEIAKEGLKEYPDFASARMVLARAYYDCQRIDEAKEESLGVLQSHSDNLLAYKLLVDIYLLKNNIEEAKKLIERLKDLDTKNLEIKGLISSLEKKLNQLRSQRPQAEINKEIESEEAEEEKISQDDISTKTLAKIYEEQGLLEKAIETYRKILRGSPENESILEKIKQLENKLETKGPQPEKPSDESTPQATEEKDEILNTRIDDREAIKEIRMMFPNEEEKEKPSSSEDISIRNKKVMNTLEYWLKDIESSKDK
- a CDS encoding 2-oxoacid:acceptor oxidoreductase family protein, with the protein product MIEIRFHGRGGQGAVIASRILASAFFKEGKYVQAFSAFGSERRGAPVEAFVRIDNNEIKLRYMIYQPDHIVILDPALIELVDVRFGLKKNGWIIINSDNDPQDFKLFSDYRVATVDANSIAIKYRLGSKTAPIVNTAILGAFSKATRTVNINRVIESVKESIPAKRKENASATLEAYKKVKISKG
- a CDS encoding FAD-dependent oxidoreductase codes for the protein MSKKLKLDRRKDIPPIAISLESTLSIKTGTWRYFSPLHKNKIPPCKHECPINQDVQGFIELITQDKFDKALKLIRRDNPFAAVTGRVCYHPCQTVCNREYFDGYVSIAALERAASDYGLYTEKKKATRNKKKKVAILGGGPSGLTCAYHLRMRGYQTTVFEELSVLGGMLRIGIPDYRLPKNILDREISKIVDMGVEVKTNTKIGRDIDIQELENRYDAMFIATGAHLNRKLNILEENLNRVISGLKFLKDINLGRKVSLGEKVIVIGGGNTAFDAARLALRLGSRTTIIYR